One genomic region from Ruegeria sp. TM1040 encodes:
- a CDS encoding Gfo/Idh/MocA family protein, producing the protein MTRVLIAGLGNMGLSHALAHHTQDGAEIVGLVNRSGQVDHPDLQGYPVFTDFHAALEDTKPDLVVVATYSDSHADYAVAAMEAGAHVFVEKPLATTVKDARRVVATAKAKNRKLVVGYILRHHPSWVRLIEESRALGGPYVFRMNLNQQSKGAEWETHKALMQTTAPIVDCGVHYVDVWCQITDAKPVQVNAMGLRLSDEIAPDMYNYGQFQVTFDDGSVGWYEAGWGPMMSETAFFVKDVISPKGSVSITEADKSGSSDVDGHTRVGGLLVHRPEGDQLIDLPDEPGHQALCDAEQAYMLRAIREDLDLSRHAQDAVQSLAICLAADESVRSGAPVKLNEVTP; encoded by the coding sequence ATGACCCGTGTTCTGATCGCTGGCCTCGGCAACATGGGCCTCTCCCACGCGCTCGCGCATCACACACAGGACGGCGCCGAGATCGTCGGCCTCGTCAATCGCTCAGGTCAGGTCGACCACCCCGACCTTCAGGGCTATCCGGTCTTCACCGACTTTCACGCGGCCCTCGAGGACACAAAACCGGATCTGGTGGTCGTGGCCACCTACTCCGACAGCCACGCCGACTATGCCGTGGCCGCGATGGAGGCCGGCGCGCATGTGTTTGTCGAAAAACCCCTCGCCACCACGGTGAAGGACGCCCGCCGGGTGGTCGCCACCGCCAAGGCCAAGAACCGCAAACTGGTCGTGGGCTATATCCTGCGCCACCACCCCTCGTGGGTGCGGCTCATTGAGGAATCCCGCGCACTTGGCGGACCGTATGTGTTCCGCATGAACCTGAACCAGCAAAGCAAGGGCGCAGAGTGGGAAACTCACAAGGCGCTGATGCAGACCACCGCGCCCATCGTCGATTGCGGCGTGCATTACGTGGATGTCTGGTGCCAGATCACCGATGCCAAACCCGTTCAGGTCAACGCCATGGGCCTGCGGCTCTCGGACGAGATTGCGCCCGATATGTATAACTACGGCCAGTTTCAGGTCACATTCGATGATGGCTCTGTCGGCTGGTACGAGGCGGGCTGGGGGCCGATGATGTCGGAGACCGCCTTCTTCGTCAAAGATGTGATCTCCCCCAAAGGCTCGGTCTCGATCACCGAAGCCGACAAGTCCGGCTCTTCGGATGTGGACGGCCATACCCGCGTCGGCGGGCTGTTGGTGCACCGCCCCGAGGGCGACCAGCTGATCGACCTGCCCGATGAACCCGGCCACCAGGCGCTCTGTGACGCCGAACAGGCCTATATGCTGCGCGCCATCCGTGAGGATCTCGACCTCTCCCGCCACGCGCAGGACGCCGTGCAGTCGCTGGCGATCTGCCTGGCCGCCGATGAAAGCGTCCGCAGCGGCGCCCCTGTCAAACTCAATGAGGTAACGCCATGA